The following DNA comes from Flavisolibacter ginsenosidimutans.
GACAGTCTTGTGCGTTTCTCTTTTGCTTAATCTCCTCTGCGTTTTTTTCGTGGGCAGAAGGTTGCTCCTTAAATCCGCCACAACCACTTACGTTCCGCCGCCAGAGCGTCCATACTATCTTGACCGCAATAAGCTTTTTGAGGCAATGCCTGCTGATAGCAACGCCGTTGTCTTTCTTGGCAACAGCCTTACACAATACTTTGAATTGGCTGAGTTTTTTCCCGGTGTTCATGTGAAGAACCGCGGCATTCACGGCGACATGATGGAAAAAGTTTTGTTGCGCCTCTCGCCCATCATTGCGTCACAGCCCAAAAAAATTTTTATTGAATTGGGCATTAACGACATCGAACAAAAAGTGCCGAAAGAAAGACTATTGGATATGTACGACCGCTTGCTCGACACGTTAAAAAATACCTGTCCCTCAACAAAACTTTACGTGCAAAGTATTTTACCCGTAGCCGACACCAGCTTATATTTACCCACATCTTACTGCTCACCGCAAATGAACAAGGACATTGTGTTTATGAACCGTCAACTGCGCTGGTTGGCACAACGAAAAGCTTGCAGGTTTATA
Coding sequences within:
- a CDS encoding GDSL-type esterase/lipase family protein, with protein sequence MPADSNAVVFLGNSLTQYFELAEFFPGVHVKNRGIHGDMMEKVLLRLSPIIASQPKKIFIELGINDIEQKVPKERLLDMYDRLLDTLKNTCPSTKLYVQSILPVADTSLYLPTSYCSPQMNKDIVFMNRQLRWLAQRKACRFIDLHDKFSLHNELNPAYSVDGVHLSGEAYVLWAKILRPYVEE